Within the Candidatus Cloacimonadota bacterium genome, the region AGCAATAAATTCCTGCTCATAACTATTAGCGATCACACTTTTGATCAAAGTATCGATGATTCTGCTGTTACGATTTCCCAGAAATTCCGTGCAGTCTTTCGGAAGTTCCTCTCTTTTCAGGATTTTGAGTCTGATCGCATCTTCGATATCCTGCCCGATATAAGCGATCGTATCTGTAATTCTAACTATGCAGCCTTCCATTGTTGCCGGCATCCAGGAAATACTTTCATCTGCTTTTTTCTTTTGGACATACTCCGTAATATCTTTTTCTGTTTTGTTCCAATTTGGTTTGAGAAGTTTGTTATGAACTTCTCCATCGTGAGAAATAATTCCGTCTCGAACTTGAAATGTCAGATTTAGACCTTTTCCTTCCGAAGAAATATAATCGACGATTTGCAGACTTTCGATATTGTGATGGAAAGAACCTATTCCGTATTTTCGACAACATCTACTCAAAGCCATTTCTCCATCATGACCGAAAGGCGGATGTCCGAGATCGTGACCGAGTGCGATCGCTTCGATCAATTCGAGATTTAATCCCAGCCTTTTTCCGATAGTTCTGGAAATCTGCGAAACATAAGTCGTATGCAAACTGCGATTTGTCATCTCCTCATCGAAAAGATTCGTGAACGAAAATACCTGCGTTTTACCTTGATATCTGCGATATGCTCCGCTGTATAAAATCCTGTCTCGATCGATAGCAAATGCTGATCGTAAAAAATCGGTTCGCTCCTGTTTATAACGAAAAGCAGATTTGTCATGACAGGCAAAACGACTCAAATCGTGATCTATCTTCTCCAGACTTTTCTGATATATTTCTTTGATCTTTTTCGTGTTCATTTTCTGTATCACCACCGTCCCGGTGGTCTGTATTTTTTCAATCCCATCGAGACGATAAAATTGCTGTATCACCACCTCTCGGTGGTTTGTATTTTTTCAATCCCATCGGGACGATGGGGCTACTGATCCATCAAATCTTCTTAAACCTCATAAACAAAGGTTCGAATCCTTCCCTTCTTTTCTTCTCTTCGAAATGTGTCACAATATGTCCTTCTGCAGGAATTCTGCTAAAACCATTTTCGTACATCACCTTAAAATCATCCCTTGCTTTGAAAATTTCCACAATCCATTCTGCATAATCTCGATGATCAGTATTGATCTCGATCACTCCTTTAAATTTCAAAATCTTATAAAGAGCATCGAGAAAGTCATTTTGGATCAGCCTGTTTTTATGATGCTTCTTTTTGGGCCAGGGATCCGGATGATTGATATAAATGCGTTCGATGGAATTTTCAGAAATCCAATCCGTGATCTTCTCATCAACTAAAAGTCTGATCAATCTCACATTTCGATGATGTTCAGAATTCAATTTTTTCAAGGTATCATCAATCCTTTTATCTTTCAGTTCCAAACCCAGAAAATTTTTATTCCATAAAACCAGCGATTTCATAGAAATAAATTCTCCCCGACCGCTTCCTATTTCCAGATGAACCGGATTCTCATTCCCAAAAATCTCTTTGAAATTCAGAAGTTTTTCGTCTTCAAGTCCTATTTTGAAAAATCCTCTTTTCTTTTCCAGACTCATTCCAACCATTTCCTAAATCTTTCAAACAAAAATCTTTTGTTCGAGATTTGTGTCAATAAATACAAAAGACAGATTTGAGATGATTCCAACCAGGAAAAGTATTTTAAAAAAGTGTTTTAATTCTTTGACAGGATTTTTCCAAAAAATAAATTGAATTTGTATAAAGTGAGGAAATTATGAAAAAAGAAATATTTTTGATGTTTTTATTTCTCGGAGCAATTTCGCTTTTGGGGGATATTCCGGAAGGATATTATGATGGAACAGAAGGTTTAAGCGGAATACAATTGAAAATCGTACTTCATAACATAATCGATGATCATAATTCTGTGAGTTACAGTTCGATCCATGGACATTTTGAGAACACAGATCAGAAACCGAATGGAAAAGTCTGGGACATGTATTCCGATATTCCGGGAGGAAATCCACCTTATGAATATGATTTTATCGAAGCAGATCAATGCGGGCAATATGATGAAGAAGGTGATTGCTACAACAAGGAACATTCCTGGCCCAGCAGTTGGTTCAATGGAAATTTTCCCATGAGATCAGATCTTTTTCATATTTACCCGACAGATGGTTATGTAAATTCTCATCGCGGGAATCTTCCTTATGGAGAAGTTGGGAACATCGATTGGATTTCTAT harbors:
- the trmB gene encoding tRNA (guanosine(46)-N7)-methyltransferase TrmB, yielding MVGMSLEKKRGFFKIGLEDEKLLNFKEIFGNENPVHLEIGSGRGEFISMKSLVLWNKNFLGLELKDKRIDDTLKKLNSEHHRNVRLIRLLVDEKITDWISENSIERIYINHPDPWPKKKHHKNRLIQNDFLDALYKILKFKGVIEINTDHRDYAEWIVEIFKARDDFKVMYENGFSRIPAEGHIVTHFEEKKRREGFEPLFMRFKKI
- a CDS encoding HD domain-containing protein, which gives rise to MNTKKIKEIYQKSLEKIDHDLSRFACHDKSAFRYKQERTDFLRSAFAIDRDRILYSGAYRRYQGKTQVFSFTNLFDEEMTNRSLHTTYVSQISRTIGKRLGLNLELIEAIALGHDLGHPPFGHDGEMALSRCCRKYGIGSFHHNIESLQIVDYISSEGKGLNLTFQVRDGIISHDGEVHNKLLKPNWNKTEKDITEYVQKKKADESISWMPATMEGCIVRITDTIAYIGQDIEDAIRLKILKREELPKDCTEFLGNRNSRIIDTLIKSVIANSYEQEFIAFDEETSFYLKKLKDFNYERIYTNEDVKKTKKIIDKSMGILFEQYLEELEKNDRNSKIFTQFLNRKQERYLQKFSNSEKVRDFIATMTDRYFNEEVKNYLLPGSFY